DNA from Defluviitalea raffinosedens:
AGAATCAAATTAGGGTGAAGAAAAATTAATATGAAATTCTAAGATATATTAAGCATTAGTGAGTTTTTGTCCAAAATAAGGGGGACAATACGGTTATCCGACTGTGAAATAGCGTTACCGCCTGATGACGAATATTCATAGTGCGAAGCATAATATGTAATAGAATAACGGCTCATAGCATCCTTAAAAATACGATCGGATGTTGCTGTTCCTTTAGAAATATCTTCAAAAACTTTTGCCAAAGAAGTCTTCATTACACCATTAGGCGCATAAATTATTGCTTTATTGCATTTTTTAAAATTTATATTAGGTAAAGTGAACTGTTTTATCCCGTAACAGTTCTCAAAATAACCACTCAACATCTTGTCTCAACACCTTTCTAACACTCAAACTCTAATTACTCATTTCTTCCGCGACTTTTGGAAGATTTGATAAAGGCCTCGTATCATACATCACTCCTTGTGAAGCCCATACATCCGCTAAGTTTTCTGCCTGTTTCATGACCGTTTCCACGGCGCGCTGCTGTTTGTCAGGCGGATAACCGTATTTATTTAATGTCCGGCGAACCAATACCATCAGTTTTGCGCGGACGCTTTCCTTCAGCGTCCAGTCGATTGTGGCATTTTTACGCACCTTGTCCGCAAGCTCGCGGGCGATTGCTCTTAACGTTTCGTCGCCCAACACCTTAACCGCGCTGTCATTGGTTTCAAGGGCATCATAAAAAGCAAGTTCATCTTCTGACAGACCGAGTTCCTCTCCTCGTCTGTCCGCATTTTTAATTTCTTTAGCAATGCGGATAAGCTCTTCTATTATTTCAGCAGTTGTAAGCAGGTTGTTCTGATATCGTTTAAGGGCTGAACTGAGCATTTCCATAAGTGATTTTGATTTTGTCAGGTTATATTTTGAACGTACTTTTATTTCATCGGACAAAATCTTTTTTAGTAGCTCAATAGCCAGATTCTTATGTTTCATCCCTTTAATTTCCATAAGGAATTCATCTGAGAGAATGGACAATTCCGGCTTTTCAATACCAGCAGCATCAAAAATATCTACAACTTCATCTGATACAATAGCCGAATCAACAATGTTTTTTATAACAGAATCGTAATTTATGCCACTTTCGCCGCTTGTTTCAAATTTAGTGAGTCTTGCCTTAACTGCTTGGAAAAACGCTATTTCCTCTGCATGTGTAACCGTTGCCTTATCAGGTTTGGCAAGTGCATAAGCCTGGCTTAGGAGGGTTACTTCCTTAATAAAACGCGCTTTTTTATCATCTGTAGATAAAATAAAATCTTCAGCGCGAAGGATAATAGAAAGCTTGTCCTTTACTTCTGCTTTGAAAAAGCTCGTATAATCAAATCCGTGTAAAATCTGCCGGACAACCTCAAGCTTTTCAAGCATTATTTCTACAGCCCTTGCCTGAGTTTCAGCAGGTACTCCCTTGCCACCGCTCTCTGCATAGAAACTTAAAGCTTTTTTTAGGTTTGGGGCAATCCCGATATAATCGACAATCAGCCCGCCCGGCTTATCCTTGAAAACACGGTTTACGCGCGCTATTGCCTGCATAAGGTTGTGGTCCTTCATCGGCTTATCGATATACATGGTGTTGAGGCATGGAACGTCAAAGCCAGTCAGCCACATATCGCGCACGATGACAATTTTCAGTGGATCATTTTCATCTTTCATACGCTGTGCAAGCATTTTTCGCTGCTCCTTAGTAGTATGGTGTTTCTGCATTTCAGGACCATCAGAACTGGAAGATGTCATAACAACTTTGATAACACCCTTGTCCAAATCGTCACTATGCCACTCAGGGCGAAGCTTTATGATTTCATTATACAAATCAACAGCGATTCTACGGCTCATCGCAACGATCATCGCCTTACCCTCAAAAACCTTTTGGCGATCCTCAAAATGCGTAACAATGTCTTTTGCGAGAGTGGCAAGGCGTTCTTTATTCCCGACAATAGCCTCCAGCTTTGCCCATTTCATTTTTGCGGCTTTTGCTTCGTCTTTTTCATCTACTTCTTCAAGTTCCCTGTCGAACTCCTCAATCAGCTTTTTGCCTTCTTCGGTAAGGTTTACTTTGGCAAGGCGGCTTTCGTAATAAATCTTTACCGTTACCTTGTCTTCAACCGCTTGTGCAATGTCGTAAATATCTATGTAATTGCCGAATACCGCCGGAGTGTTGGCATCCTGCTTTTCAACAGGTGTACCTGTAAAGCCTATAAAAGTATGATGCAGCAAGTCTGATGAAGCAATAAAGCCTGATTTATTGTGCTTTTTTCGTGTCTGATTTTGCACCTATCGTAAATTTATGCAATCAGCTTGTACCGCTTTCTACTTTTTGTGAAACGAGTTCTATATTTCGTGTATGAGTATGCACCAAATTTGCCTGTCGCCAACCGGTAAGCTATGGAAGGTGGTGGGGCTTTTATAGTTTTTGTAAAAGCGCTTGACTTTTTCTTAATTGTAAACTATATTATGAAATATAGTTTACAATCGATTTTAAGTGGGTACAAAATGAACTTTATAGGGAATGGTACTTATGACTTTAAAAGACAAAATAATTGAATTGTTAGATTTTAATAGAGGTGCTTACCTTTCAGGCGAGGAAATCGCCGCAATGCTTAATGTTACCCGTGCATCAGTCTGGAAAGCTGTCAAGTCCTTGCAGAAAGAAGGATATGAAATAAGTGCTGTAACAAACAAAGGATACTGCCTTTCGGAGTATACGGATATTTTATCTTTGCCTGGAATTAGCAAATACCTTTCGACAGAAGCTGGTGAGCTGTGTATAGAAGTACACAAAAAAGTAGATTCAACTAATACAATGATGCGACAAAGGGCTGTGTCTGGCAGTGCGGAAGGTTGTGTAATTATTGCGGGAGAACAAACAAACGGACGTGGGAGATTCGGGCGCAGTTTTTATTCGCCATCTGATACAGGAATATATATGAGCCTTCTTTTACGTCCGACTCTTACGACAGATAATTCTGTTTTGATTACCACATCGGCGGCTGTTGCAGTCTGTGAAGCTATAGAAAAAATATTAAGCAAAACCCCGCAAATTAAATGGGTAAACGACATTTATATCGATGGCAAAAAGGTTTGTGGAATATTGACCGAAGCTTCATTGGGGCTGGAGAGTGGTATGCTTGAGTACGTTGTACTTGGTATTGGTGTAAATGTTTATAGACCAGATAATGGTTTTCCTGATGAGATAAAACATATAGCGGGAGCAATTTTTGAAACCAGACAAAGTGATATGCGAAACCGCCTTGCCGCCGAAATATTAAACCGTTTTGTTAATTATTATCATGTTCTTGATCAGAAGGACTTTATAGATGAATATAGGCGGCGTTCATTAGTCATAGGTCGTAATATTATGGTTTTATTGCAAAACAGTTTCATACCTGCTACTGCGCTTGATATTGATGATAACTGCCGTTTAAAAGTTCGTTATGCTGATGGACGTGAAGAATACCTGTATTCAGGAGAAATTAGTATAAAAGTATAAACATTGTTGAAAGGAGGAGCAATTTTTTAGAACATGAATAACAAAACACTAAAGATGATTTTGTGTGCACAATTTGCAGCATTAACTGCCGTTGGCGCATTTATACGTATTCCGATTCCCGTAGTACCATTTACACTGCAATATTTGTTTACCATGCTTGCCGGACTGCTGCTTGGTGGAAAGTATGGAGGCTTAAGCGTTTTATTATACATATTTATAGGCCTCATAGGTCTACCCGTGTTTACTGAAGGTGGCGGTATTGGATACGTTTTTAAACCGTCTTTTGGTTATATAATAGGGTTTGCTGCTGGTTCCTACGTGACAGGGAATATTGCAAATAGAGTGGGGAAGCTTTCGTACAAACGACTTTTTGCGGCAAACTTCATTGGGCTTGGCATAGTTTATTTTTTCGGAATGCTATATTACTACATTATAAGCAACTTCTATCTTGGTACAGGAATCGGATTATGGCCTTTGTTTCTGTATTGCTTTATCCTTGCAGTTCCCGGTGATATTGCCCTTTGCATATTGGCCGCTTTTATTGCAAAAAGGGTTATTCCAATTATAAATCAGAGCGTGCGTGGTGAAAATGAAAAACGATATGAATTTATTAAATAATAACGTGAGGTTATGCAATGACTAAAGGAATATTTATAACAGCAACCGGAACCGATATAGGTAAAACTTACGTAGCAGCTTTGATGATAAAAAAACTGCGGTCTTCCGGAAGGAACGCTGGCTATTATAAAGCGGCTTTAAGTGGTGCCAGTTCTGTTGAAAATAGTGATGCCGGTTATGTCAACCGTGTTGCAAATATTGGGCAGGAAGAAGAAACACTCTTTTCCTATCTTTACAGCAATGCAGTGTCTCCGCACTTGGCAGCTAAGTTGGAGGGTAATCCTGCGGAGATTTCTAAGATTATTACTGACTACACTAAAGTGAGGGAGTTATATGATTATGTCACAGTGGAAGGGAGCGGAGGCATTATTTGTCCAATACGATATGATGATACGACCCATATTCTTCTTGAGGACATTGTTAAAGCACTTGGATTGAATACTTTGATTATTGCGGATGCGGGGCTTGGTACAATAAATGCCGTTACACTGACCGCCGAGTATCTAAGGAGCCGTGGAATTGGTATTAAAGGCGTGATTCTGAACCGTTATACGGGAGGAATAATGCAGGACGATAATATTACAATGATAGAAAAAATCGCTAAGATTCCAGTTCTATCGCTTGTGAAGCCATACGCCGATGAAATTGAAATGTCTGCTGATGAAATTGAGGCGTTATACGAGTAAAGGAGAGAAGTATATGAATTTGGTTGAGAAGGATTTAAAGTACATCTGGCATCCCTGTTCCCAGATGAAAGATTATGAAACATTACCGCCAATTGTTATTACTCACGGTTCAGGCGTTTATCTTTATGATATCAACGGTAAGGAATATATTGACATAATCAGTTCTTGGTGGTGTAATCTGTTCGGTCATTGCAACCCAAAGATAAACGAATCAATTAAAGCCCAATTAGACCGATTAGAGCATGTTATTTTTGCAAATTTTACTCACGAAGGTGCTATTACGCTTTGCGAACAATTAATTGATATTATACCCAAAGGGCTTACTAAGTTCCATTTTTCTGACAACGGATCGGCATCAGTGGAATGTGCACTAAAGATGGCATTTCAATATCAGTATCAAACCGGACACCCTGAAAAGACACGCTTCATGTGCTTAACAGGAAGTTATCACGGCGAAACAATTGGTGCACTATCCGTCGGCAGTATTGATTTATACTCAAAGATTTATAAGCCAATGTTAATGGATGCCATCCGTATCGAAGCACCTGATTGTTACCGCTGTACATATGGGAGACATCGTAATTATTGCGATTGTGAGTGTATTGAAAATGCTGAAAGATGTTTTGAACATTATGCCAATGAAACATGTGCTATGATTGTTGAGCCGTTGCTGCAGGGCAGTGCCGGTATGCGGATATATCCCCCTTTGTATCTTAAAAAGCTACGTACATTGTGTGATAAATACCAAGTATTGCTAATTGCCGATGAAATTGCGACGGGCTTTGGCAGAACAGGTAAGATGTTTGCTTGTGACCATGCGGACATAACACCGGATATTATGTGCTTATCAAAAGGGCTTACGGGCGGCTATATGCCAATGTCTCTCACTATAACCACCGATAAAATATACAATGCGTTCTACGCCGATTATAAAGAAGGCAAAGCATTTATGCACAGTCACACGTACAGCGGTAATCCCTTAGGATGTGCGGCGGCTCTTGCTGTGCAGCGAATATTCCGCGAAGAACCGATTCTTGAAAAAGCCCAAAAACGTGCAGTTTATCTCAATAGCAGGTTAAAAGAAGCGTTTTGCGGCCATAAGAACGTTGGAGAAATCCGAAGTATAGGTCTTATTAATGCTATTGAACTTGTTGCTAACAAAAAGACAAAGGCGGATTTTGATCCAGAATTACGGATCGGTTATCAAATTTATAAAAAAGCTCTCGTTTATGGCCTGCTCCTACGCCCGCTTGGAAATGTTCTCTATTTTAATCCGCCACTTACGATCAATGAGGAAGAAATAGACGCAGCAATCC
Protein-coding regions in this window:
- a CDS encoding type I restriction endonuclease subunit R — encoded protein: MQNQTRKKHNKSGFIASSDLLHHTFIGFTGTPVEKQDANTPAVFGNYIDIYDIAQAVEDKVTVKIYYESRLAKVNLTEEGKKLIEEFDRELEEVDEKDEAKAAKMKWAKLEAIVGNKERLATLAKDIVTHFEDRQKVFEGKAMIVAMSRRIAVDLYNEIIKLRPEWHSDDLDKGVIKVVMTSSSSDGPEMQKHHTTKEQRKMLAQRMKDENDPLKIVIVRDMWLTGFDVPCLNTMYIDKPMKDHNLMQAIARVNRVFKDKPGGLIVDYIGIAPNLKKALSFYAESGGKGVPAETQARAVEIMLEKLEVVRQILHGFDYTSFFKAEVKDKLSIILRAEDFILSTDDKKARFIKEVTLLSQAYALAKPDKATVTHAEEIAFFQAVKARLTKFETSGESGINYDSVIKNIVDSAIVSDEVVDIFDAAGIEKPELSILSDEFLMEIKGMKHKNLAIELLKKILSDEIKVRSKYNLTKSKSLMEMLSSALKRYQNNLLTTAEIIEELIRIAKEIKNADRRGEELGLSEDELAFYDALETNDSAVKVLGDETLRAIARELADKVRKNATIDWTLKESVRAKLMVLVRRTLNKYGYPPDKQQRAVETVMKQAENLADVWASQGVMYDTRPLSNLPKVAEEMSN
- a CDS encoding biotin--[acetyl-CoA-carboxylase] ligase encodes the protein MTLKDKIIELLDFNRGAYLSGEEIAAMLNVTRASVWKAVKSLQKEGYEISAVTNKGYCLSEYTDILSLPGISKYLSTEAGELCIEVHKKVDSTNTMMRQRAVSGSAEGCVIIAGEQTNGRGRFGRSFYSPSDTGIYMSLLLRPTLTTDNSVLITTSAAVAVCEAIEKILSKTPQIKWVNDIYIDGKKVCGILTEASLGLESGMLEYVVLGIGVNVYRPDNGFPDEIKHIAGAIFETRQSDMRNRLAAEILNRFVNYYHVLDQKDFIDEYRRRSLVIGRNIMVLLQNSFIPATALDIDDNCRLKVRYADGREEYLYSGEISIKV
- a CDS encoding biotin transporter BioY, which translates into the protein MNNKTLKMILCAQFAALTAVGAFIRIPIPVVPFTLQYLFTMLAGLLLGGKYGGLSVLLYIFIGLIGLPVFTEGGGIGYVFKPSFGYIIGFAAGSYVTGNIANRVGKLSYKRLFAANFIGLGIVYFFGMLYYYIISNFYLGTGIGLWPLFLYCFILAVPGDIALCILAAFIAKRVIPIINQSVRGENEKRYEFIK
- the bioD gene encoding dethiobiotin synthase; amino-acid sequence: MTKGIFITATGTDIGKTYVAALMIKKLRSSGRNAGYYKAALSGASSVENSDAGYVNRVANIGQEEETLFSYLYSNAVSPHLAAKLEGNPAEISKIITDYTKVRELYDYVTVEGSGGIICPIRYDDTTHILLEDIVKALGLNTLIIADAGLGTINAVTLTAEYLRSRGIGIKGVILNRYTGGIMQDDNITMIEKIAKIPVLSLVKPYADEIEMSADEIEALYE
- the bioA gene encoding adenosylmethionine--8-amino-7-oxononanoate transaminase — encoded protein: MNLVEKDLKYIWHPCSQMKDYETLPPIVITHGSGVYLYDINGKEYIDIISSWWCNLFGHCNPKINESIKAQLDRLEHVIFANFTHEGAITLCEQLIDIIPKGLTKFHFSDNGSASVECALKMAFQYQYQTGHPEKTRFMCLTGSYHGETIGALSVGSIDLYSKIYKPMLMDAIRIEAPDCYRCTYGRHRNYCDCECIENAERCFEHYANETCAMIVEPLLQGSAGMRIYPPLYLKKLRTLCDKYQVLLIADEIATGFGRTGKMFACDHADITPDIMCLSKGLTGGYMPMSLTITTDKIYNAFYADYKEGKAFMHSHTYSGNPLGCAAALAVQRIFREEPILEKAQKRAVYLNSRLKEAFCGHKNVGEIRSIGLINAIELVANKKTKADFDPELRIGYQIYKKALVYGLLLRPLGNVLYFNPPLTINEEEIDAAIHRCVTAVDEILL